Proteins from one Bacteroides zhangwenhongii genomic window:
- a CDS encoding DUF5040 domain-containing protein, with the protein MYKRIILFTFICLLALAGVAQNKDTYTILLSGASFAEPNNKWFEMGCRALHAIPINRAISAESIAHTANKMLDGTLYTPEEFDDIDVFVLMQVHEKDVYNEANLKENYKDYKTPFDASDYAVCYDYVIKRYISDCYNQKYNPKSKYYNTPYGKPASIVLCTHWHDSRPIFNTSVRKLAEKWGFPVVEFDRYIGFSKNRKHPVTGKQYSLIYTGDSQETHGEVFGWHPPHGEHSFIQQRMAAIFADTLRKILLPKEYINK; encoded by the coding sequence ATGTACAAAAGAATCATCTTATTTACATTCATTTGCCTGCTTGCTTTAGCAGGAGTAGCTCAAAATAAAGATACTTATACCATTTTATTATCCGGAGCATCTTTTGCCGAACCTAACAATAAGTGGTTTGAAATGGGATGTCGTGCCCTTCACGCCATTCCTATCAATCGTGCCATAAGTGCAGAATCTATAGCCCACACAGCCAATAAAATGCTGGACGGCACCCTCTATACTCCGGAAGAGTTTGACGACATTGATGTCTTCGTCCTAATGCAAGTACATGAAAAAGACGTATATAACGAAGCAAACTTAAAAGAGAACTACAAAGATTATAAAACTCCTTTTGACGCTTCCGACTATGCCGTTTGCTACGATTATGTCATCAAGCGTTACATATCAGACTGCTATAACCAGAAATACAATCCCAAATCCAAATACTACAATACTCCTTACGGAAAACCGGCCTCCATTGTCTTATGTACTCATTGGCATGACAGCCGTCCGATATTCAACACTTCGGTCCGGAAACTGGCAGAGAAATGGGGATTTCCGGTAGTGGAGTTCGACAGATACATCGGATTTTCCAAAAACCGGAAACACCCGGTTACAGGCAAACAATATAGCCTAATCTACACAGGTGATTCACAAGAGACTCATGGAGAAGTATTCGGATGGCATCCACCTCACGGAGAACATTCATTTATCCAACAACGCATGGCTGCAATCTTTGCCGATACGCTTCGTAAGATTCTGCTCCCCAAAGAATACATTAATAAATAA
- a CDS encoding sialate O-acetylesterase, whose protein sequence is MKKLLSLTVCLLLALSQMMAQLSVPSFFSDHMVLQREKPINIWGTANVGERISVTLGNAQKSTRTDKNGKWSVSFPPMQAGGPYTLNVRSPKQTLSFADILIGEVWICSGQSNMEFRLRSANHATEEIAAANYPQIRSFNVIQEMGHTPKTDLKGKWEVCSPASASDFSAVGYFFARELYQKLNIPIGFINSSWGGTDIETWISMEVMDHFPKYEKPLSRMRSSEFEEYIKHSDKVKKEFEQAIINEPGEKEKWYSGNTSTENWKEHIVPSLWSNEELSGIDGVVWFTYQFSIPANCLGQDAELSLGTIDDDDITWVNGHEVGRTVGYDLKRLYKIPAKVLKEQNTITIKISDYRGGGGLYGPKDEVYLKVNNRIFPLCDNWKYKVAVSSAQYDYVEYGPNAFPSLLFNAMIHPLVGLGMKGVIWYQGENNAARANEYIDLFPALIKDWRSRWNSEFPFYWVQLANFMSPAKQPSESHWANLRDAQSKTLALPHTGQAVIIDIGEENDIHPRNKQDVGKRLALHALHNDYGYNSIVCTGPVFQSVKRIGNTLEITFDTCEEKLVAHNKYGYLSGFAIAGTDGKYQWAQAKIENNKVIVWNTEIQQPVSVRYAWGDNPDDANLYNSANLPASPFEGHISQ, encoded by the coding sequence ATGAAAAAACTTCTATCATTAACAGTCTGCTTGCTACTTGCCCTATCACAAATGATGGCACAGCTTTCCGTACCTTCTTTCTTTTCAGACCACATGGTGCTGCAACGTGAGAAGCCGATCAATATATGGGGAACTGCCAATGTCGGCGAGCGAATTAGCGTAACATTAGGAAATGCCCAAAAGAGTACCCGAACCGATAAAAATGGGAAATGGTCAGTCAGCTTCCCCCCTATGCAAGCCGGTGGACCGTATACTCTAAACGTGAGAAGTCCCAAACAGACTTTATCATTTGCTGATATCCTAATCGGTGAAGTATGGATCTGTAGCGGACAGTCAAATATGGAGTTTCGCCTTCGTAGCGCTAATCACGCCACCGAAGAAATTGCAGCTGCCAATTACCCTCAAATCCGTTCATTCAACGTAATTCAAGAAATGGGACACACTCCTAAAACCGACTTAAAAGGTAAATGGGAAGTATGTTCACCCGCCTCCGCTTCTGATTTTTCAGCCGTCGGCTATTTCTTTGCGCGTGAACTATACCAAAAGCTCAATATTCCTATCGGATTCATCAACTCCTCATGGGGTGGCACAGATATTGAAACTTGGATTAGCATGGAAGTTATGGACCATTTCCCAAAATACGAGAAGCCATTGTCCCGTATGCGCTCTTCTGAATTCGAAGAATACATCAAACACAGCGACAAAGTCAAAAAGGAATTCGAACAAGCCATCATAAACGAGCCGGGAGAAAAAGAGAAATGGTATTCGGGAAACACCTCTACAGAAAACTGGAAGGAACATATTGTTCCGTCATTATGGTCAAATGAAGAGTTATCCGGTATAGATGGAGTTGTATGGTTTACTTATCAGTTTTCCATACCGGCCAACTGTTTAGGACAGGATGCAGAATTGAGTCTCGGTACCATCGATGACGATGACATTACCTGGGTTAACGGACACGAAGTAGGACGAACGGTAGGATATGACCTGAAACGTCTATACAAGATCCCGGCAAAAGTATTAAAGGAACAGAATACCATCACTATTAAAATATCCGACTATCGTGGAGGAGGCGGACTATATGGTCCTAAAGATGAAGTATATCTGAAAGTCAACAACCGGATTTTCCCTTTGTGTGATAATTGGAAGTATAAAGTAGCAGTATCGAGTGCGCAATATGATTATGTAGAATACGGTCCTAATGCTTTTCCTTCTTTACTGTTCAACGCAATGATTCACCCGTTGGTAGGTTTGGGGATGAAAGGCGTTATCTGGTATCAGGGAGAAAACAATGCTGCCCGCGCCAACGAATACATTGATCTATTTCCGGCTTTAATTAAAGACTGGAGAAGCAGATGGAATAGCGAATTCCCATTTTATTGGGTTCAATTGGCAAACTTCATGTCTCCGGCCAAACAGCCTTCCGAGAGTCATTGGGCAAACCTGAGGGATGCACAGTCAAAGACACTGGCCTTACCACATACAGGACAGGCTGTCATTATAGACATCGGTGAAGAAAATGACATCCATCCCCGTAACAAACAGGATGTAGGTAAACGGCTTGCCTTGCACGCTCTTCACAATGATTACGGATATAACTCTATTGTTTGCACCGGTCCGGTATTCCAGTCGGTAAAAAGAATCGGAAATACATTGGAGATCACTTTCGACACTTGTGAAGAGAAGCTAGTGGCTCATAATAAGTATGGCTATTTATCAGGATTCGCTATTGCCGGTACAGATGGAAAATACCAATGGGCACAGGCTAAAATAGAAAACAACAAAGTAATAGTATGGAATACAGAAATACAACAACCGGTTTCCGTACGCTATGCTTGGGGAGATAACCCCGATGATGCAAATTTATACAATTCTGCAAATCTACCGGCTTCCCCGTTCGAAGGACACATCAGCCAATAA
- a CDS encoding GNAT family N-acetyltransferase produces MAITIKKVSTKRELKKFIRFNYRMYKDNPYSVPDLYDDMLNTFNKKKNAAFEFCEADYFLAYQDDKIVGRVAAIINNRANEKWDSKNVRFGWIDFIDDPEVSSALIRTVEDWGKERGMTHIVGPLGFTDFDAEGMLVEGFDQLSTMATIYNHPYYPVHMEKLGFEKDADWVEYKIYIPEAIPDKHKRISELIQRKYNLKIKKYTSGKKIAKDYGQKIFELMNEAYSPLYGYSPLTQKQIDQYVRMYLPILDLRMVTLITDANDELVCVGISMPSLAEALQKSHGRLLPLGWFYLLKALFMKRRAKMLDLLLVAVKPEYQNKGVNALLFSDLIPVYQKLGFIFAESNPELELNGKVQAQWDYFETQQHKRRRAFIKEIK; encoded by the coding sequence ATGGCTATTACAATCAAGAAAGTCTCTACGAAGAGAGAACTTAAGAAATTTATTCGTTTCAATTACAGGATGTATAAGGATAACCCCTATTCCGTGCCCGACCTGTATGACGATATGCTTAACACATTCAACAAGAAGAAAAACGCAGCGTTCGAGTTCTGTGAAGCCGATTACTTCCTCGCCTACCAAGACGATAAGATAGTAGGGCGTGTAGCCGCTATCATCAACAACCGCGCTAACGAAAAATGGGATTCCAAGAACGTCCGTTTCGGATGGATCGATTTCATCGACGACCCAGAAGTATCCTCCGCACTGATAAGAACCGTAGAAGATTGGGGGAAGGAACGGGGCATGACTCACATTGTCGGACCTCTCGGATTTACCGACTTCGACGCGGAAGGTATGCTGGTGGAAGGTTTCGACCAACTCAGCACGATGGCCACCATCTACAACCATCCCTACTATCCGGTACACATGGAGAAACTCGGTTTCGAGAAAGATGCCGACTGGGTAGAATACAAAATCTACATACCGGAGGCCATCCCCGACAAACATAAGCGCATCTCCGAACTGATTCAACGCAAATATAACCTCAAGATAAAGAAATATACCTCCGGAAAGAAAATAGCCAAAGACTACGGACAGAAGATATTCGAACTGATGAACGAAGCTTATAGTCCCCTCTACGGATATTCACCTCTGACCCAAAAGCAAATCGATCAGTATGTAAGAATGTACCTGCCTATTCTCGATTTACGCATGGTAACCCTCATCACCGACGCCAACGACGAACTGGTCTGCGTAGGAATCTCCATGCCATCCCTTGCCGAAGCCCTGCAAAAGTCGCACGGGCGGTTGTTGCCTTTAGGATGGTTCTATCTGCTGAAAGCATTATTCATGAAACGCCGTGCCAAAATGCTTGATTTACTACTCGTTGCCGTGAAACCCGAATATCAGAATAAAGGTGTTAACGCTTTGTTATTTTCCGATTTAATTCCGGTTTATCAAAAATTAGGTTTTATCTTTGCAGAAAGCAACCCCGAACTGGAACTGAACGGAAAAGTCCAGGCACAATGGGATTACTTTGAGACTCAACAACATAAGCGCCGCCGTGCGTTCATTAAAGAGATAAAATAA
- a CDS encoding DNA topoisomerase IV subunit B — translation MEENELIPVDNNNAVEYTDDNIRHLSDMEHVRTRPGMYIGRLGDGAHAEDGIYVLLKEVIDNSIDEFKMQAGKKIEIIVEENLRVSVRDYGRGIPQGKLIEAVSMLNTGGKYDSKAFKKSVGLNGVGVKAVNALSSRFEVRSYRDGKVRIATFSKGELLTDETQSTEEDNGTYIFFEPDNTLFLNYSFKSEFIETMLRNYTYLNTGLAIIYNGHRILSRNGLVDLLNDNMTATGLYPIIHLKGEDIEIAFTHTGQYGEEYYSFVNGQHTTQGGTHQSAFKEHIARTIKEFFNKNMDYTDIRNGLVAAIAVNVEEPIFESQTKTKLGSTNMAPGGITVNKYVGDFIKLEVDNFLHKNADIAETIQQKIQESEKERKAIAGVTKLARERAKKANLHNRKLRDCRIHLNDPKGKGLEEESCIFITEGDSASGSITKSRDVTTQAVFSLRGKPLNSFGLTKKVVYENEEFNLLQAALNIEDGLDGLRYNKVIVATDADVDGMHIRLLMITFFLQFFPDLIKKGHVYILQTPLFRVRNKKKTIYCYSDEERINAIEELSPNPEITRFKGLGEISPDEFKHFIGKDMRLEQVTLRKTDAVKELLEFYMGKNTMERQNFIIDNLVIEEDLAS, via the coding sequence ATGGAAGAGAACGAATTGATACCTGTAGACAACAACAATGCAGTAGAGTACACTGACGACAACATCCGCCACCTGAGCGACATGGAACATGTCCGCACACGTCCCGGTATGTATATCGGTAGACTGGGCGACGGCGCGCATGCCGAAGACGGAATCTATGTCCTCCTGAAAGAAGTAATTGACAACAGTATTGACGAGTTCAAAATGCAGGCCGGTAAGAAAATCGAAATCATTGTCGAGGAGAATCTTCGTGTCAGCGTTCGCGACTACGGACGAGGCATTCCGCAAGGAAAACTGATTGAAGCTGTCAGTATGCTGAATACAGGCGGTAAATACGACAGCAAGGCTTTCAAAAAGAGTGTCGGACTGAATGGAGTCGGTGTAAAAGCTGTCAACGCCCTCAGTTCCCGTTTCGAGGTACGCAGCTACCGCGACGGCAAGGTACGTATCGCCACTTTCTCCAAAGGAGAATTGCTGACGGACGAGACACAGAGCACCGAAGAGGACAACGGAACTTATATCTTCTTCGAACCGGACAATACATTATTCCTGAATTACAGCTTCAAATCCGAATTTATCGAGACAATGCTGCGCAACTACACGTATCTCAATACGGGACTTGCCATCATTTATAACGGGCACCGCATTCTGTCGCGCAACGGTCTGGTAGACCTTTTGAACGACAACATGACGGCAACCGGACTTTACCCGATCATCCATCTGAAAGGGGAAGATATCGAAATCGCCTTCACTCATACCGGACAATACGGAGAAGAATACTACTCTTTCGTCAACGGTCAGCATACTACTCAAGGAGGTACGCATCAGAGTGCTTTCAAGGAGCATATCGCCCGTACCATTAAAGAGTTCTTCAACAAGAACATGGACTATACCGATATCCGCAACGGATTGGTTGCCGCCATTGCCGTTAATGTGGAAGAACCGATCTTCGAGAGTCAGACCAAGACCAAACTAGGTTCTACCAATATGGCTCCCGGTGGTATCACGGTCAACAAGTATGTAGGTGATTTCATCAAGCTGGAAGTCGATAACTTCCTGCACAAGAATGCGGACATAGCCGAGACGATACAACAAAAGATACAGGAGTCGGAAAAGGAACGTAAAGCCATCGCAGGCGTGACGAAACTTGCCCGCGAACGTGCGAAGAAAGCCAATCTTCACAACCGCAAGTTGCGCGATTGCCGCATTCATCTGAACGACCCGAAAGGAAAAGGACTGGAAGAAGAATCTTGCATCTTTATCACTGAGGGAGACTCAGCAAGCGGCTCCATCACCAAAAGCCGTGACGTGACTACCCAAGCTGTATTCAGCCTTCGCGGTAAACCGTTGAACTCGTTCGGACTGACCAAGAAGGTAGTTTACGAAAATGAGGAGTTCAACCTCCTCCAAGCTGCCCTTAATATAGAGGATGGTTTGGACGGTCTGCGTTACAATAAGGTAATCGTAGCAACCGATGCCGATGTGGACGGTATGCACATCCGCCTGCTGATGATTACTTTCTTCCTGCAATTCTTCCCCGATCTCATCAAGAAAGGGCATGTATATATCCTGCAAACTCCTTTGTTCCGCGTACGCAACAAGAAGAAGACCATTTATTGTTATTCTGACGAAGAACGTATCAACGCCATCGAAGAGCTAAGCCCGAATCCGGAAATCACCCGATTCAAAGGTCTGGGAGAGATTTCGCCGGACGAATTCAAGCACTTTATCGGTAAGGATATGCGTTTGGAACAGGTAACTTTGCGCAAGACGGACGCAGTGAAAGAACTGCTTGAATTCTACATGGGTAAGAATACTATGGAACGACAAAACTTTATTATAGACAATCTGGTTATAGAAGAAGACTTGGCATCATGA
- the coaD gene encoding pantetheine-phosphate adenylyltransferase — protein MRKAIFPGTFDPFTIGHYSVVKRALTFMDEIVIGIGINENKNTYFPIEKREQMIRELYKDEPRIQVMSYDCLTIDFAQEVGAKFIVRGIRTVKDFEYEETIADINRKLAGIETILLFTEPEQTCVSSTIVRELLTYNKDISQFIPEGMVIS, from the coding sequence ATGAGAAAAGCAATATTTCCGGGTACATTCGACCCCTTCACCATCGGACATTATTCGGTAGTGAAACGTGCACTTACCTTTATGGACGAAATCGTGATAGGAATCGGTATCAATGAGAACAAAAATACGTACTTTCCCATTGAAAAAAGGGAACAGATGATCCGGGAACTTTACAAAGACGAGCCTCGTATACAAGTAATGTCGTACGACTGTCTGACTATTGATTTTGCACAGGAAGTAGGCGCTAAGTTTATCGTTCGTGGCATTCGTACGGTGAAAGACTTCGAGTACGAAGAGACAATTGCCGACATCAACCGTAAGCTGGCAGGCATTGAAACCATCTTACTTTTCACTGAACCCGAACAGACTTGTGTCAGTTCCACGATTGTACGCGAATTATTAACTTACAACAAAGATATCAGCCAGTTTATTCCCGAAGGAATGGTGATAAGTTGA
- a CDS encoding S41 family peptidase, whose translation MNRMKIYVLLVCLGTILTVQAQNFGSAAMRKLQMAEFAISNFYVDKVDEDKLVEEAIIKMLAQLDPHSTYSDAEEVKKMNEPLQGNFEGIGVQFQMIEDTLLVVQPVSNGPSEKVGILAGDRIIAVNDSAIAGVKMSTEDIMKRLRGPKGSKVNLTIVRRGVQDPLLFTVKRDKIPILSLDASYMIQPKTGYIRINRFGATTAEEFKKAMKDLQKKGMKDMILDLQGNGGGYLNAAIDLANEFLGQKELIVYTEGRTAKRSDFYAKGNGDFRNGRLIILVDEYTASASEIVSGAVQDWDRGIIVGRRSFGKGLVQRPIDLPDGSMIRLTIARYYTPSGRSIQKPYGSTVDYNKDLIDRFNHGELMNADSIHFPDSLKVQTKKLGRTVYGGGGIMPDYFVPIDTTLYTDYHRNLVGKGVIIKFTMQFIEGHRKELANKYKKFESFNEKFVIDDNMLATLREMGEKEGVKFNEEQYQKALPLIKTQLKALIARDLWDMTEYFRVMNTTNESVQKALEILNSDEYGKKLK comes from the coding sequence ATGAATAGAATGAAAATATACGTCCTCTTGGTTTGTCTGGGGACAATACTTACAGTACAAGCTCAGAACTTCGGTTCGGCTGCTATGCGTAAGTTGCAAATGGCAGAGTTTGCAATCTCCAATTTCTATGTGGACAAAGTAGATGAAGACAAGTTAGTAGAAGAAGCCATCATCAAGATGCTGGCACAACTTGATCCGCACTCTACTTACTCGGATGCAGAGGAAGTGAAGAAGATGAACGAACCGCTCCAAGGTAACTTCGAGGGTATCGGAGTGCAATTCCAGATGATAGAAGACACCCTGTTGGTGGTACAGCCTGTCAGCAACGGACCTTCCGAGAAAGTCGGTATCCTTGCCGGTGACCGTATCATTGCCGTGAACGACAGCGCTATTGCCGGGGTGAAAATGAGTACGGAAGATATCATGAAGCGTCTTCGTGGCCCGAAAGGTTCGAAAGTCAATCTGACAATCGTTCGTCGTGGCGTGCAAGACCCTTTATTGTTTACAGTAAAGAGAGATAAGATACCTATCCTTAGCCTCGACGCCTCTTATATGATTCAACCTAAAACGGGTTATATCCGCATCAACCGCTTCGGAGCAACAACTGCTGAAGAGTTCAAGAAAGCAATGAAGGATCTCCAGAAGAAAGGAATGAAAGATATGATTCTTGACCTGCAAGGAAACGGAGGTGGTTATCTCAATGCAGCCATTGACCTTGCCAACGAATTCTTGGGACAAAAGGAGCTCATCGTATATACCGAAGGCCGGACTGCCAAGCGTAGTGATTTCTATGCCAAAGGTAACGGGGACTTCCGTAATGGCCGCCTCATCATATTGGTAGACGAGTATACAGCTTCCGCCAGCGAAATTGTCAGCGGTGCGGTACAGGATTGGGACAGAGGAATTATTGTAGGCCGCCGTTCTTTCGGCAAAGGCTTGGTGCAACGTCCTATCGATTTGCCGGATGGTTCCATGATTCGTCTGACCATCGCCCGTTACTATACTCCATCGGGACGTTCTATCCAAAAGCCGTATGGCAGTACGGTCGATTACAACAAAGACCTCATCGACCGTTTCAATCATGGTGAACTGATGAATGCCGACAGCATTCACTTCCCGGATTCATTAAAGGTACAGACTAAGAAACTAGGACGTACTGTGTATGGAGGTGGTGGTATCATGCCCGATTATTTCGTACCAATCGATACGACATTGTATACGGATTATCACCGGAACCTGGTAGGCAAAGGGGTTATCATCAAATTTACCATGCAGTTTATTGAGGGACACCGAAAAGAATTAGCTAACAAGTATAAGAAGTTCGAATCATTCAACGAGAAGTTTGTCATTGACGATAATATGTTGGCTACTTTGCGGGAGATGGGCGAGAAAGAGGGTGTGAAGTTCAATGAAGAACAATATCAGAAAGCACTCCCACTTATCAAAACGCAGCTCAAAGCACTGATTGCCCGCGACCTTTGGGATATGACCGAATATTTCCGGGTAATGAACACAACGAATGAAAGTGTACAAAAGGCTTTGGAAATACTGAATTCGGACGAATACGGGAAGAAGTTGAAATAA
- a CDS encoding HU family DNA-binding protein, translating into MAIQFELYKTPHPKDEENKETYHARVVNFQHIDTDYLAKEIQMATSLTEGDVKSVLESLSHFMGYRLREGESVHLDGIGYFQVKLNSQEPITSPKLKANQIKLKANICFKADAKLKRSVSVVHVERSRLRNHSASLSNEKIDKLLTNYFNDKPMLTRIDFQRLCGFTSTTAARHIKRLKEEKKLNNIHTYYNPIYVPMPGYYGKAEIKEDETNAIK; encoded by the coding sequence ATGGCAATACAATTTGAATTGTACAAAACGCCCCACCCGAAGGATGAGGAAAACAAGGAAACATACCACGCACGTGTGGTCAACTTCCAACACATCGACACGGATTATCTGGCAAAGGAAATCCAAATGGCCACTTCTCTGACCGAAGGGGATGTAAAGTCGGTACTCGAATCACTGAGTCACTTCATGGGCTATCGTCTCCGCGAAGGAGAAAGCGTTCATCTGGATGGTATCGGTTATTTCCAGGTTAAGCTGAACAGCCAGGAGCCGATCACTTCGCCCAAGCTGAAAGCGAATCAGATAAAGCTAAAGGCCAACATCTGTTTCAAGGCAGACGCCAAGTTGAAAAGGTCTGTCAGTGTCGTCCATGTGGAGCGTAGCAGATTAAGGAACCATTCCGCTTCCCTTTCAAATGAAAAGATAGACAAGTTGCTGACGAATTACTTCAACGATAAACCTATGTTAACCCGCATCGATTTTCAAAGGTTATGCGGATTTACCTCCACCACAGCCGCCCGCCATATCAAACGACTGAAAGAAGAAAAGAAATTGAATAATATTCATACGTATTATAATCCGATTTATGTACCAATGCCGGGATATTACGGCAAGGCGGAAATAAAAGAGGATGAAACAAATGCCATAAAGTAA
- a CDS encoding IS256 family transposase, which translates to MKENHVVPDEVLTKEFLSHFKTEADVSKFLKQLHAQVLEKMLEGEMDAHLGYEKHSVSGNNSGNSRNGSYPKKIQTEHGEAVIPIPRDRNGQFEPIVVPKHESRGLSIEKLVISLYAKGMSVSDIEEEMREIYEIELSTSAISIITNKVNQAAQEWQNRPLDPVYLIVWMDGIVFKVRDNGKIINKTVYLCVGLKQNGLKEVLGMWVGKSESSAFWMGVLTDLKARGVQDILITCTDNLNGFTDTIRTVFPQSSTQICVVHQIRNSCKYVVYKDKKEFTADMKNIYNAPNKEVAAAELDNLEKKWGGKYPYAILSWRNNWDDLTVFFQFPLEIRKIIYTTNLIENLNGKIRKYTKSKLSFPSDDAVKKMVYLSLMEIEKKWTMPITNWGLIMNQFMLIFENRIQI; encoded by the coding sequence ATGAAAGAGAATCATGTAGTGCCTGATGAGGTTTTAACCAAGGAGTTCCTCAGCCATTTCAAAACTGAGGCAGACGTAAGCAAGTTCCTAAAGCAGCTCCACGCCCAAGTGCTGGAGAAGATGCTTGAAGGTGAGATGGATGCTCATTTGGGTTATGAGAAACATTCTGTTTCCGGCAATAACAGTGGTAATTCCCGTAACGGCAGTTACCCCAAGAAAATCCAGACCGAGCACGGCGAGGCTGTCATACCCATCCCTCGTGACCGCAACGGTCAGTTTGAACCCATAGTAGTCCCCAAGCATGAAAGCCGCGGGCTTTCCATAGAAAAGCTTGTTATCTCCTTATATGCCAAAGGAATGAGTGTGTCCGATATAGAAGAAGAGATGCGCGAGATCTATGAGATAGAACTCTCCACCTCTGCCATCTCCATCATCACAAACAAAGTAAACCAGGCTGCTCAAGAATGGCAGAACCGTCCTTTGGACCCGGTCTATCTCATCGTTTGGATGGACGGTATTGTCTTCAAGGTCCGTGACAACGGGAAGATTATCAACAAGACTGTCTATCTCTGTGTCGGCCTGAAACAAAACGGCTTGAAGGAAGTTCTTGGCATGTGGGTGGGTAAATCAGAGAGTTCCGCCTTCTGGATGGGTGTTCTCACTGACTTGAAGGCCCGTGGGGTACAAGATATACTGATAACCTGTACCGATAACCTGAACGGATTTACGGACACTATACGTACCGTATTCCCTCAGTCATCAACTCAGATTTGTGTTGTACATCAGATAAGAAACTCATGTAAATATGTCGTTTACAAGGACAAAAAAGAGTTCACGGCAGATATGAAGAATATCTATAATGCGCCAAACAAGGAAGTTGCTGCCGCGGAGCTTGATAATCTGGAAAAGAAATGGGGAGGGAAGTACCCTTATGCCATTCTTTCATGGAGGAACAACTGGGATGATCTGACTGTTTTCTTTCAGTTCCCATTGGAAATCAGAAAAATAATCTATACCACAAATCTCATTGAAAATCTGAATGGAAAAATCAGAAAGTACACTAAATCAAAGCTTTCATTCCCGTCGGATGACGCAGTGAAGAAGATGGTATACCTTTCCTTGATGGAGATTGAGAAGAAATGGACAATGCCGATTACTAACTGGGGATTGATTATGAACCAGTTTATGCTTATTTTTGAAAACAGAATCCAGATATAA